Genomic DNA from Thermus amyloliquefaciens:
GATGGCGGCAAGCGCTACCTGGGCAAGGGGGTCCAGCGGGCCGTGGAGAATGTCAACGAGCGCATTGCTCCCGAGCTCATCGGCCGGGACGCCCTGGACCAGGAAGGGGTGGACCGGGCCATGCTGGAACTGGACGGGACCCCCAACAAGTCCAACCTGGGGGCCAACGCCATCCTGGCGGTTTCCCTGGCCACGGCCCGGGCGGCGGCGGAGGCCCTTGGGCTTCCCCTTTACCGCTACCTGGGCGGGGCCCAGGGGGTGGTCCTGCCCGTGCCCCTCATGAACGTCATCAACGGGGGCAAGCACGCGGACAACCGGGTGGATTTCCAGGAATTCATGCTGGTTCCTGGGGGGGTGGCCAGCTTCTCCGAGGCCTTGCGGGTGGGGGCCGAGGTCTTCCACACCCTGAAGGGGGTGCTGAAGGAGAGGGGCTACAGCACCAACGTGGGGGATGAGGGGGGCTTCGCACCGGACCTGCGGAGCAACGAGGAGGCCATAGAACTCCTCCTCCTGGCCATTGAGCGGGCTGGGTACACCCCTGGGCAGGAGGTCTCCCTGGCCCTGGACCCCGCGGCCAGCGAGCTTTACCGGGACGGCAAGTACCACCTGGAAGGGGAGGGGAGGGTCCTCTCCTCGGAGGAGATGGTGGAGTTTTGGGCCTCCTGGGTGGAGAAGTACCCCATTCGCTCCCTCGAGGACGGCCTGGCGGAGGACGACTGGGAGGGGTGGCGGCTCCTCACCGAACGGCTTGGCGGCAAGGTGCAGCTGGTGGGGGATGACCTCTTCGTCACCAACCCGGAAAGGCTCCGCCAGGGCATCGCGCGGGGCGTGGCCAACGCCATCCTGGTGAAGGTGAACCAGATCGGCACCCTCTCGGAGACCCTGGAGGCCATCCGTCTGGCCCAGCGTTCCGGCTACCGGGCGGTGATCAGCCACCGTTCCGGGGAAACGGAGGACAGCTTCATCGCCGACCTTTCGGTGGCGGTGAACGCCGGGCAGATCAAGACCGGTTCCCTCTCCCGCTCGGACCGCCTTTCCAAGTACAACCAGCTCCTGCGCATTGAGGAGGAGCTGGGGCAGGCGGCGCGCTTTCTAGGCTATGAAGCCTTTTAGGCGCACCAAGATCGTGGCCACCCTGGGGCCCGCCTCCGACTCCAAGGAGACCATCCGGGCCCTGGCGGAGGCGGGGGCGGATGTGTTCCGCCTGAACTTCAGCCACGGCACCCACGAGGAGCACCGCCGGCGGGTGGCTTGGGTGCGGGAGGTGGGGAGGGAGCTGGGCAAAACCTTGGCCCTCCTCCAAGACCTCCAGGGGCCCAAGATCCGGATCGGCCGGTTCAAGGAGGGGCGGGTGGAGCTTAAGGTGGGCCAGCCCTTCGTCCTCACCCGGGCTCCCGTGGAGGGGGACGAAACGCGGGTTTCCATCACCTACAAGGGGCTTCCCGAGGACGTGGCCCCGGGGCAGGCGCTCCTTTTGGACGATGGCCGCCTGCGCCTTCGGGTGGAGAGGGTCCAGGGGGACGAGATCCACACGGTGGTGGAGCTGGGTGGGGTTCTTTCCGACCACAAGGGCATTAACGTCCCGGGTTCGGACCTCTCCCTCCCTGCCCTTTCGGAGAAGGACATCCAGGACCTGGCCCTGGGGGCGGAGCTGGGGGTGGACTGGGTGGCGGTGTCCTTCGTGCGCACCCGGGATGACTTGCTCCTGGCCCGGCACTACCTGGCCCGGCACGGCTCCCGGGCCCGGCTCATGGCCAAGATAGAGAAGCCCTCCGCCGTGTACCGCTTTGAGGAGATCCTCGAGGAGGCGGACGGCATCATGGTGGCCCGGGGGGACCTGGGGGTGGAGATGCCCTTGGAGGAGGTTCCCATCGTGCAAAAGCGCCTTATCCTCAAGGCCATCGCCGCGGGCAAGCCGGTGATCACCGCCACCCAGATGCTGGAGTCCATGGTGCAAAACCCCAGCCCCACCCGGGCCGAGGCCTCAGATGTGGCCAACGCCATCTTTGACGGGACCGATGCCGTGATGCTTTCCGCGGAGACCGCCGCCGGAGCCTACCCGGTGGAGGCGGTGGCCACCATGGCCAGGGTCGCCCGGGCGGTGGAGTCCTCCCCGGAGTTCCTGCAAAAGCTCAACGTGCTCCGCCCGGCCCCCACCCCCACCACCCAGGACGCCATCGCCCAGGCAGCGGACGACATCGTGGAGGCGGTGGAGGCCCGGGCCATCGTGGTCTTTACCGCCACGGGAAGCTCCGCCAGGCGCATTGCCCGGACCCGGCCCCGGGTACCCATTCTGGCCCTCACCCCCAACCCCGAGGTGGAGCGGCAACTGGCCTTGGTCTGGGGCGTTCTCCCCCACCTGGCCCCTGACCCCCAGGACACCGACGACATGGTGCGGATCGCCCTGGAGAAGGTGAAGGCCTGTGGCCTAGCCCAGGTGGGGGAGAGGGTGGTGATCGCCGCCGGGGTGCCCTTTGGGGTGCGGGGGACCACCAACCTCATCCGGGTGGAGCGGGTGAGCTAAGGCCCCCGTGGGCGGAGCCTCCTTACGGGGCATAGAGGGCCAAGGCGCTCACCACCGGCCTTGGGGAGCCCTGGTGGGGGCTTCTCAGCCTACCCTTGACCCAAAGCTGGGCGGATCCTCCCCCGTCCATCCGGAGGGCGTTCCAGGCCCCTAGGGAGAGGAGGGCGCGGGCCAGGACCCCGGGGGTGGTGGGCTCGGAAACCAAGAGCCAAAGCCTCCCCTCCCGGGTCCAGGCCACCGCCGCCTGAGGGGTTACGGCTTGGAGGGGCCTTGGGTCGCGGAAGTTCTCTTGGCCTGGGTCAAAGGCGTACCGGCCCTCCTGGACCAGGAGGGGGCCGGCCTCCAGGGCGTAGCGGAAAGGGGGGTCCAGGCGGCCGTAGAGGCTTAGGGGGTCCCCGGGCTTCAGGGGGAAGGGCGGGGCTCCTTGGGGAAAGGACAGGGCCCAGGCCCCAGGGGGGAGGTCCTGGGGGGCGGGCAGGATGGCCTCCACCTTGTCCCCGCGCACCAGGGCCACCTCTTCCCCTTGCCGGCCCACCCTTCCCGGAACGGTGTGGGCGGTGTAGCGGGCCCGGGAGGCGTTGATGCCCACCCGCACCCTTTCCCCACTTGGCCCGCGCACCACGGCTTCAAATCTGGGTTTTCCCAGGAAGAAACGGAATCCATCCCAGAGGAGGGCCACCCGTCCGTAGGGGTAGGAGACCGTTACCCCGTCCTGGACCCAAAGGCCTATGGGGGTGCCGCTTGGGGGATCGAAATACCCTCCGTTCAAAACCGCAAGGGCGTCCTGGGCAAGGTCCTTGGGCAAGGCCCTCACCCCGGGGC
This window encodes:
- the eno gene encoding phosphopyruvate hydratase, with translation MTTIVSVRAREVLDSRGFPTVEAEVELEGGARGRAMVPSGASTGTHEALELRDGGKRYLGKGVQRAVENVNERIAPELIGRDALDQEGVDRAMLELDGTPNKSNLGANAILAVSLATARAAAEALGLPLYRYLGGAQGVVLPVPLMNVINGGKHADNRVDFQEFMLVPGGVASFSEALRVGAEVFHTLKGVLKERGYSTNVGDEGGFAPDLRSNEEAIELLLLAIERAGYTPGQEVSLALDPAASELYRDGKYHLEGEGRVLSSEEMVEFWASWVEKYPIRSLEDGLAEDDWEGWRLLTERLGGKVQLVGDDLFVTNPERLRQGIARGVANAILVKVNQIGTLSETLEAIRLAQRSGYRAVISHRSGETEDSFIADLSVAVNAGQIKTGSLSRSDRLSKYNQLLRIEEELGQAARFLGYEAF
- the pyk gene encoding pyruvate kinase, encoding MKPFRRTKIVATLGPASDSKETIRALAEAGADVFRLNFSHGTHEEHRRRVAWVREVGRELGKTLALLQDLQGPKIRIGRFKEGRVELKVGQPFVLTRAPVEGDETRVSITYKGLPEDVAPGQALLLDDGRLRLRVERVQGDEIHTVVELGGVLSDHKGINVPGSDLSLPALSEKDIQDLALGAELGVDWVAVSFVRTRDDLLLARHYLARHGSRARLMAKIEKPSAVYRFEEILEEADGIMVARGDLGVEMPLEEVPIVQKRLILKAIAAGKPVITATQMLESMVQNPSPTRAEASDVANAIFDGTDAVMLSAETAAGAYPVEAVATMARVARAVESSPEFLQKLNVLRPAPTPTTQDAIAQAADDIVEAVEARAIVVFTATGSSARRIARTRPRVPILALTPNPEVERQLALVWGVLPHLAPDPQDTDDMVRIALEKVKACGLAQVGERVVIAAGVPFGVRGTTNLIRVERVS
- a CDS encoding phosphodiester glycosidase family protein, with the translated sequence MRPFGAYPFKTLALSLFLSLSLAQTLLPAGTFGLSFREENGAWVYEGEGVRLVYVPGVGWAEPREATLPPPEGEKVPLEALRSLGYFRTPEAGVRFAPQGRGLRLVLDLTQPHPGPPQDAQGQERLTLLLPYLAPGTLQVAWPKGVEARVRLLPTGTELGLFAKGKLLRYRLFPLENPPRLVLDLYALEPEVQEPLAPGIRYREVWAFTPEPLRLHLVEAEGGRLIPVGRPGVRALPKDLAQDALAVLNGGYFDPPSGTPIGLWVQDGVTVSYPYGRVALLWDGFRFFLGKPRFEAVVRGPSGERVRVGINASRARYTAHTVPGRVGRQGEEVALVRGDKVEAILPAPQDLPPGAWALSFPQGAPPFPLKPGDPLSLYGRLDPPFRYALEAGPLLVQEGRYAFDPGQENFRDPRPLQAVTPQAAVAWTREGRLWLLVSEPTTPGVLARALLSLGAWNALRMDGGGSAQLWVKGRLRSPHQGSPRPVVSALALYAP